ttattaatACTGAATAAATTATCTGATAATATTCAGTCAACTCGGTGTTGATTTTCaatatatcaaaataaaaaagtatataaaaatcaaattacaggatgttattgatGTAGTTTGCTCCTTTTCCTCGACTGAAATACTAACATCacgtggtttatttttatttttttacatatgtagcataaacTACAAAGATAAAATTAACTGCTATTGCgatatctagtggacacatttggaaaagcagtttctttcattcaaaaatttcggctaatttcaatacttagcaaactcatcccgtgggttGGATAAAATCAGTTTTGCAGGCCTAATCTAGCCcgagggccgtacgtttgacaccgctgacttataataattataaaatacaattttggtaGAAAGTGCGTGTGAACGCTCAAAAGCCATAGGCAAATTGAAATGCTAACAGCGCAATAGTAGATAGCATCaagtaagaaaatataattttttttttcagatgtgTATCAGCATTATGAGCCAAAAAATTGGATGGAGAACAGTAATGACTATGACGTTTTACCCCCCAACAATACTCTAAGTGCTCTGAATGAGTGACACAAACTACTGGCAACAATTTCCATGTGTGGTTGATCATACCTGGCCAGAAGACCTTGAAAGGTCATGTAATTTGGCAAGGCATTCTGGGGTCTGAGTAGCCATTGTTGCTGgacaatgtttttgtttacaaagCTGAAATAACATTAAAAGGAACTACTATGGCGTGTAAAtgggataaaaaataaaaaataaaaaacatgtttacttgacccacttcctgggaaacttagcaaggaactgtttgtaatattaggaccatcagtgccaaatattataaacttatcactttcctctggcactgttcccctagcattcaaataagtggttattcatcctctgctcaaaagacctaacctcgattctgacctcatggtaaactaccggccggtgtccCACCATCCcgttatttcgaaaatcctcgaaaaaaattgttttatagcAGATAAATcaaacacttagcatctaacaattaCTGTGAACCccttcaatccggtttcagggcaaatcactctactgagacagccatcgcaaaaatgactaatgatctattgcaaaCGATGGATTCTTatgcatcatctatgttgctgcttcttgatcttagcactgctttcgataccgtcgatcataatatttcattagagcgtatcaaaacacgttttggtatgtcagacttagccttgtcttggtttaactcctatcttactgacaggatgcagtgtctcccataacaatgtgacctcggactatgttaaggtaacgtgtggagttccccagggttcggtccttggccctgcactcttcagcatctacatgctgccgctaggtgacatcacacGCAAATACGGtgatatttttcactgttatgctgatgacacccaactctacatgcccctaaagctgaccaacaccccggattgtagtcagctggaggcgtgtcttaatgaaattaaacaatggatatccgctaactttttgcaacttaacgctaagaaaacggaaatgctgattatcaatcctgctagacaccggtaaatatttaataaaaccaccttaacatttgacaacaaaacaattacacaaagcaactctaaagaatctgggtactatcttcgacccaactctttcgtttgagtcacacattaagagtgttactaaaacggcctgatcattattcatgcgttcgttacgtcttgtctcgattactgtaacgtattattttcgggtctccccatgtctagcactaaacgattacagttggtacaaaagaGCTAAAGAGCATtttttattcgggctccagtattctggaatgccttcccggtaacagttcgagatgctacctcagtagaagcatttaagtcccatctttaaattcatttgtatacactagcctttaaatagaccctccttttagaccagttgatctgctgttccATTTCTGCTcagcccccctctccttcgtggacgGCGGGGtcacagattcggtgaccacagatgacgtgCTAGCTGTCCAAActcaggacccagggtggaccattcatctgtgcatcagttggggatgtctctgcgctgctgacctgtctccgctcgggatggtctcctactggccccaccatggactttccatccatccatccattttctaccacttgtcccttctggggtggcgggggggtcggagtctcactattatggactacactctcaGATTATGCTAGTTCCACtccacgtccattgcactggtcgcccggggggggggggttatgtcCCCACATCtacagtcccctccaaggtttctcattgttatcccattgggttgagtttttttcttgccctgatgtgggatctgagcagaggatgttgttgtggcttgtgcagccctttgagacattcgtgatttagggctatacaagtaaacactgATTGGTTGAACTAGAGTGGTATTGTGAGAAAGAGCAACAAATTGGATTAAAATAAATCgtacgaaagaaaaaaaaatcaattgacTATATCGTAACAAAGTGGACCTTGTTCCAAACGCTCCCCACCTTAAAGTATAGTTAAGTTGTTGGAATGTATCTATATGAGCACGTAAAATAGACGAGATTTGAGCAAGCTGCCTTACTGGTATGTCGGTCGTCAACCAGGTCAGTTTTTATACAGGACAAATGTTTCGGAATGTCAAGTTGGTAAAGGCTCACGGACAAACCAACTTTGGGTGTTTGCAAGACCTCTAAATTTTACATCAGAAAGAGAAGAGTATTGTCCTTTCAGAGCTAAGTCAACAGGACTTGTCACTATGTGGTGTCTCCTGGAGAAATGTGTTTCAAACTAAACATATTTCAAGTCTGAAATACACTGTGTATCAATGCAGGAAATATTTTAAGTCTTCTCAATTACTGATCTATGAATGGGGGTATTGCTTTTTCCCCGAAATACTGTACGTTCTTTGTAAACCGCAGCTAGCTTAGCTTAATTTAGCTAATTCTAACATGCTGCTAAATGTTGTGcaacacaataaaacattcttctgttTCAAACTAACCAATGTAAAAATGCTGCAAACACACCATCATATACCAGGTGATGCCTTTAAAAGTGTAGTTTGATCATCTTACGGCAGCGATCAAGGCTATTCGTcgtccctactaactcaccaatCTGACTTCCTTGGCTTTGATTCTGCGCTGGAAATAAAACAAATCTTGTTTGTTCCTGAAGCGATCATGCAAACCGCTGTGGCAGTTAACAGTGTCGCATGTTTGTCCCATGTTTTGAACTTGGGAAAGAAAAGAACACAACTTTAGGACAGAGTCCTGCATTTTGTCATGTAAATAAGCTATTCAAAGGCCATTAAAAACCGCAACGCATTGCGCTTACAAGTCACACTGTCGAGCCCTATACAGAGGATTTTGACTAATATCAGTGGTTTCGAGTAGATAGTGTAAATGGAAAGATGCCCATTTTGAAGCCGTTTTAGAGGAAAATATGGGGTTATATTATCTAAATGCATACGATACAGAGTTGTGGCATTACCGATTCGATGATGCACTCCGTACAGGAGAACATGGCGCCCACAATAGCAAAATTCTTAGCGTAGGACATGCCCCGTTGGCCCATGTCTCTGAGGACTTCTCGAGCTGTCGGCGTTCTCGCAGGGTCTTTGGGATCAAAACCAACGTTGGTGTCGATGCCTGCTGTGAAAACACCAAACGCTCCACCGAGAACAAACcctgtacaaaaaaaaacagatataaaTACAGACTGATTAGGTTAAAGGACTATAACAGAaatatttacaaaccccttttACTTTATGGGAAATTACACCTATAAGTTATACTTATAGGTGACAAAGAAAATAGTTATTGGGGTAATATGTAACAATATACATTTTAGACAATGCTTTAGTTTTTTTTAGCGTAATAAAATAGTTGGCCGGCCAAAAATGGGATGCACTTTGGACCatccttgccaaccctcccggattttccgggagactcccaaaattcagtgcctctacctaaaatctcccgggacaaattttctcccgaaaatctcccggaattcagggggagctggaggccacgccccccttgcTCCATgaggacccgagtgacgtgtctgagagcgtgtctgctaggggtgtaacggtacacaaaaatttcggttcggtacgtaccttagtttagaggtcacggttcggttcattttcggtacaataagaaaacaacaaaatataaatttttgggttatttatttaccaaatttgtaaacaaaggctttatccttttaacattgggaacactattagaattctgcccacgttaatccacattaaactgcctcaagttgttgctttgattaaataaaatgacaaaacctttcttctacatataaaaagtgcaatattaaacagtttcaagtcaactcatcaggcttaatttattacagcattggggaagcttGTAGTGGActtgtattatgtaaatgttatattgttgTCAACATAtgatagcatggaccctgccattcaaactaagctgctacattactaacgattaatgtaactatagcagaaaaaaatagtacaacagcaatagtagagactattcatccctgaacaccatggagttcaatgcaataacagacagacagggctttgcacacacacacgcacgcacgcacgcatgcacacacacacagcaaaatgagctaacgttacgctgaaagctaactagccttcacctaaagccaggactgcgagtgagctgagctgcagtttaagtttctagaaggtcaacgggctcatagtgatgtttagaaagtagttgacttggaagtgtttattattatttggggagagtctgctgctcacctgctaaactcatatctgctcgacgctaaagcattgacaacatgcattctaaatacgcactgctgattggctgttacatcgctctgaatacgcactgctgattggctttgtatgtaacaaATCAAATGGTTGTGTGGGCGCGACAATgtttgctgctgagacagaggcagaaagcagagcagcttgtgaagacttctgcttccaaactcgttcggtacgcccgcgtgccgaaccgataACCCCCGTAcctaaacggttcaatacaaatacacgtaccgttacacccctagtgtctgcccaatgacgttctaactgtaaaatgatcgagggcgagttcttagtttcttatgtgggtttattgttaggcagtttcattaatgtcctcccagcgcagtaacaacacacaacaacaacaacagtcacgtttacgtctaacactctaccgtaaggcagttcgtctgtcgtaaacagcatgtgccactcttaaacaggacattactgccatgtactgtacatgatgcaccacaacacctccaggcaacttcaaccctttaatcctcctccatttacatcccatctccccggattgtaaataacctaatgtaaataattgaatgtatttctaatgtatataccgtatttttcgtcatataacatacaattattcagcttgttgttcactattctttatttattttaaattgcctttcaaatgtctattcttggtgttggattttatcaaataaatttccccaaaaaatgtaacttatactccagtgcgacttatatatgtttttttccttctttattatgcattttctgcaggtgcgacttatactccaaaaaatacggtacttgttcttatgctatgtgaactcactatgttctctgctggctgtacatatcctactaagtaagacctacactgtttcattgtccatttctctgttgatgcaattgttgatgaccgaaGTACTGATAtcgaccaaagctcctcatcccaccccccggattgtaaataattcaatgtatatactgtgaTGATTTACCTGTGTGATGACTATATAATGTCGATAGTatttatttgtaccatgaattgattaacgtggaccccgacttaaacaagttgaaaaacttattgcggtgttaccctttagtggtcaattttacggaatatgtactgaactgtgcaatctactaataaaagtatcaatcaatcaatcatgcacaAGTGCAGTGCCCAACtacgcacacaacagctgtaaatatactactcccttcttaaccacgccccccgccccacccacccccgaccacgccaggtctcaaggttggcaagtttgCTTTGGACACCTGCTGTGTGAAACATATGTGAGCTTACATATGTGACGCTGACTGACATatcacattccatccatccattcattttctaccgcttttcccctttggggtcgctggagcctatttcagctacaatcgggcggaaggcggtatacaccctggacaagtcgccatctaacCGCAGGGAGGACATATGACATTATTAATATGTATATTCATTCAGTCTTTTACCTCCTACGCAGGCCAAAATAGATTTAAAAGCGCAGCTCTCCATTGCCCTCTCTATCCTCTTCTGCTCTTCACTTTTAAAAGGCACCGGAAGTCCCCCCATGATGCCGGGGTTCATGTCCTTCACCGTCCTCTTATCCCCAATAAGATGATCCAGAATCATACTGTACTGAATCGGGGTGTTTCCCACGCTTTGGCCAGCTGAAATAGAACTTTTAGAACCGGCGAGCGCAGCCTCTGCGGAACTGGCGGACGCCGCCATGCTTGTCAATGTGacagcttcttcttcttcgtttGATGGCGGGTCGTAACCAACGTTATAAGTgcataccgccacctactgtcCTGGAATGTGTATCCTCAGGGTGAGTActataggtcagtggttctcaaccttttttcagtgatgtaccccctgtgaaaatgtttttaattcaagtaccccctaatcagagcaaagtatttttggttgaaaaaaagagataaagaagtaaaatacagcgctaagtcatcagtttctgatttattaaattgtataacagtgcaaaatattgctcatttgtagtggtctttcttgaactatttggaaaaaaagatataaaaaacactaaaaacttgttgaaaaataaacaagtgattcaattataaataacaatTTCTAAAcatagtgccctctttggggattgtaatagagatttatctggattcatgaacttaaaaaataaatctttaacatcaatattttatggaacatgtccacaaaaaatctatctgtcaacactgaatattgcattgctgcatttattttcacagtttatgaacttacattcatattttgttgaagtattattcaataaatatatttataaaggatttttgaattgttgctatttttagaatatttaaaaaaaaatcacaagtaccccttggcataccttcaagtacccccaggggtacgtgtaccccaatttgagaaccattgctatAGGTcagtgtggaggggcgtggtcgcgcGTCCCCTgcaggcggggtgtgtgcagggccggccatgaagcagccaacaggtgagtggataatctcagctggaacgagttatctaatcacctgttccctttattagcagggcCGGAGACAATGAGGGGGGTCTTCTTCGTGAGGACAGAGGAGACCGAGAGGCTGAAAAGCAGAGAGTGAAGGTTGTATAAAATAAACCCGATTGCCCAGAGCAAAAAAGAGGGACTTTGGAAACGAAtgtgaatgtaaaataaaaactgttCTGTGAAAGACGCACGTATCAAGTGTTGTGGTCCCAGTGATCCCTTAGGAATCCGGAGGGGAAGAGGAAGACCTCCACAGTGGCGCCCAACTACAACGGACCAAGAAAATGTCCACCACAACACCCCTAGAGGCGCTCGGACGAGTGCTGGCTGAGGTATCGGCGGCGAGCCAGCAGCAGACCCAACTACTGCAGGCCCTAATGGACAGAGCAAACTCAGGTACGGGG
The window above is part of the Nerophis ophidion isolate RoL-2023_Sa linkage group LG04, RoL_Noph_v1.0, whole genome shotgun sequence genome. Proteins encoded here:
- the timm22 gene encoding mitochondrial import inner membrane translocase subunit Tim22 isoform X1 — encoded protein: MAASASSAEAALAGSKSSISAGQSVGNTPIQYSMILDHLIGDKRTVKDMNPGIMGGLPVPFKSEEQKRIERAMESCAFKSILACVGGFVLGGAFGVFTAGIDTNVGFDPKDPARTPTAREVLRDMGQRGMSYAKNFAIVGAMFSCTECIIESFKTWDKHATLLTATAVCMIASGTNKICFISSAESKPRKSDCTEESLTGRMQCTVAV
- the timm22 gene encoding mitochondrial import inner membrane translocase subunit Tim22 isoform X2; this translates as MAASASSAEAALAGSKSSISAGQSVGNTPIQYSMILDHLIGDKRTVKDMNPGIMGGLPVPFKSEEQKRIERAMESCAFKSILACVGGFVLGGAFGVFTAGIDTNVGFDPKDPARTPTAREVLRDMGQRGMSYAKNFAIVGAMFSCTECIIESHRGKSDWKNAVYSGCITGGAIGFRAGLKAGVLGCGGFAAFSAAIEYYLR